The following proteins are encoded in a genomic region of Ostrea edulis chromosome 7, xbOstEdul1.1, whole genome shotgun sequence:
- the LOC125654740 gene encoding gelsolin-like protein 2, with the protein MTGLIKQKQYNWKDSNLEFFGSKEERDIKKSAAACEVAWKTAGVKPGIQIWRIVNFKVTKWPVEDYGKFFDGDSYIVLNTYQKPDSDALLYDVHFWIGKYSTQDEYATAAYKTVELDTFLDDIPVQHREVQGHESKLFKSYFKVFTYLHGGAESGFRQVKPEQYIPRLFHFHGDKRGVTVKEIPRMEKYIDDTDVYILDLGLQIYQYNGRGANKDERIRALHYVNDLRMERSGKAVKATVLDQITGGTGPFFRYLNQTDVDEDFDTENIADQTDDNIEPELYRLSDAKGCLEFSLEKTGPVKIGDFDRNDVFIFDTKQELFVWVGSQTTHQERKNAMTYAHNYLMKTGHPLIPVSCLNEGAANNSFNMAITA; encoded by the exons ATGACAG GATTGATCAAACAGAAACAGTATAACTGGAAGGATTCAAACTTAGAATTTTTCGGATCCAAAGAAGAGCGAGACATCAAAA AATCTGCAGCGGCATGTGAAGTTGCCTGGAAAACAGCAGGAGTAAAGCCCGGGATTCAAATATGGCGGATAGTG AACTTCAAAGTCACGAAATGGCCAGTGGAGGATTATGGGAAATTCTTTGACGGGGATTCCTACATTGTCTTAAAT ACATACCAGAAGCCGGACTCGGATGCACTTCTGTACGATGTCCACTTCTGGATAGGAAAATACAGCACACAG GATGAATATGCCACCGCCGCCTACAAGACCGTGGAGTTGGACACCTTTCTGGATGACATCCCGGTACAGCATAGAGAAGTTCAAGGCCATGAATCCAAACTTTTCAAATCCTACTTCAAAGTATTCAC ATATCTACATGGAGGTGCAGAGAGCGGTTTCCGACAAGTCAAACCCGAACAGTACATACCGAGACTTTTCCATTTCCATGGCGACAAGAGGGGCGTCACAGTCAAGGAG ATTCCCCGGATGGAGAAGTATATTGACGACACGGATGTGTACATCTTAGATCTGGGTCTGcaaatttaccaatacaacggACGGGGCGCCAACAAGGACGAGCGAATCCGA GCCTTGCACTATGTCAACGATTTGAGAATGGAGAGAAGCGGCAAGGCTGTGAAGGCGACTGTGCTGGACCAGATTACAGGGGGCACG GGACCATTCTTCCGATACCTCAATCAGACCGATGTAGATGAGGACTTTGATACAGAGAACATTGCCGACCAGACAGACGACAATATAGAACCGGAACTGTACAG ATTGTCAGATGCAAAGGGATGTCTTGAGTTCTCTCTGGAGAAAACGGGTCCGGTTAAAATCGGCGATTTCGATAGAAAC GACGTCTTTATTTTCGACACCAAGCAGGAATTGTTTGTGTGGGTGGGCAGTCAAACAACCCACCAGGAGAGGAAGAACGCAATGACCTATGCACAT aattatTTGATGAAGACAGGACACCCCTTGATTCCAGTCAGTTGTCTCAACGAGGGCGCCGCCAACAATTCCTTCAATATGGCTATCACTGCTTGA